The nucleotide window TCACCGACAGCGAGAGCGCGTTGGCAATGTCCGTGAGGCGCTTGCCCGAGCCGATCATGCACAGCGTCTGGTATTCGCGGTCCGACAGGCGTTCGTGCGGCGGCTGGTCGGCGTCGGGGCCGAGGTAGTCGGCGAGCGTTTCGGCAACCATCGGGCTCACGTACTTGCGGCCCGAAGCGACCTGGCGCACGGCCGAGACCAGTTGCTGGGCGTTCGATCGCTTGCTCAGGTAGCCGGCGGCGCCGGCCTTCAGGGCGCGCAGCGCGAACTGGCCCTCGCCGTACATGCTGAAGATCATGATCGGCAGACGGGGGTGCTTGCGACGAAGCGTCTTGAGAATCTCGAGACCGTTGGTGTCGGGCAGCGAAATGTCGAGCAGGACGATGTCCCACTGCGCCGCGTCGGTCATCTCCAGCGCTTCCGCGCCGCAATCGGCTTCGCCGATCACGGCGATGCTCCCGCTATCGGTGAGCAATTGCCGCACGCCCTGACGCACGATGGCGTGGTCGTCGACGATGAGCACTCTAAGCGTCATGATGCGTATCCGTGAAGAGCAAGCGATTCCGGGGCTTGATGGCCGGCGGCGAGTGCGGCCGCCGGGGACGACAGAATCTGGTGCCAGGGAAGCCGCGCACAGACGAGCGTCCCCGATCCTTGAGCACTGCCATTGCCATGACCGATACGAAGTGTGCCGCCGAGCGCCGTGCAGCGCTCGCGCATGCCAACAAGTCCAAAATGTCCCTGCTTGCGACGCGCGCCGCGGGCCAGGCCGCAACCGTCGTCGGAAATCGTGAGTTTGAGTGAGCGATGGCTGCCGTCGAGCGCCACGACCACGCGCGACGCGCGTGCATGTCGGGCGACGTTGGTCAGCGCTTCCTGCGCAATACGGTACAGGGCCAGCATCGCGTCGGCATTGAGATGTGCCACGCGCTCGCGCGTCACGTCGTCGCAACGCCAGATGCAGGCAAGACCGCTTTGCTCGCCGAAGCCGCGCACCCATGCGCGCAGCGCCATCACGAGGCCAGCTTCCAGCGCGGGCGGGCGGTGGTGGCCAACGAGCTCGTCCGCGGCGTCCTGCGCGGCGCTCGCCGCCGTTTGAATCTGGGTACAGAGCGACTGCCACTCGGCGGCGTCGGCCGGCGGGCGCATCGCGAGACGCGAAACCGCCAGCTGCAGTGCCGTGAGATGGGCGCCGAGCCCGTCGTGCATCTCCTGCGCCAGACGTGCGCGCTCGGCTTCGCGAGCGGCATCGATCTTGCGCGCAACGGCTTGCGACATCGGTCGCGCCGCCACCGCCCGCGCAGCACGCGAGGCGGTCTCCGCCGGCAGCGCCGAGTCACAGGCGGCGGGCTGATCCGAAGCCGGGGCGGCGGCGCGCGCGTGCATCGCGTCGTCCGGTGACGACGCGCGACGTCTCGCAGCCTGAGCGGCAGGATCGACGAGATACGACATGAAGGCAAATCCCTGAGAGAAAAAGTCCCGTGCCACAACCCACGTGGCGAGACCCATTTCAATTTAACAAACTTTACATTTCGTCACAAATACACGCGGTGGGCAACCGCATGGTTGACAGCGAAGCCTAACTATTTGATTTGGATCAAGAAGTTTTTGCTTGCGTGAGGAGGATTTCGCGAAGGCCCCAAATATATCAGGGTTTGTCCTAGCGCATCCAGTCGATCGTATGTTTCAAACGACATCTCACGGCTAAATGATTGTAACGCCTTAATTTTTATCCCAACTTCATACGATTGTGATTTTCTTTCAGGCACGCACGCGGGTATACCACGCGCGCCATCGGTCAGGGACTTCGCGTGACGTAGCCTACGGAGCGTTGCTTTCGGTGTCCGAATCCACGGGAAGCGTTACGCTCACGACCAGTCCCGTCCCGTCGTCGCCAGGCGCGAGCGTCACCGTACCGTGACTGGCGGCCACGATCTCCTTGACGATCGCCAGTCCGAGTCCGGTGCCGGGCTGCCCGGGAGGCGCGTTGCGATAGAAGCGCTCGAATACGCGCTGGCGCGCCTCGGCCTGGATGCCCGGTCCGTCGTCGATTACGCGCAGCCGTGCCGCGCCATCCTGACGGTCGATGGCGACGGTCACGCGCCCGCCCTCGTGGATATAGCGGATCGCATTGTCGACAAGATTCATGACCATCGCATGAAACAGCTCGCCGTTGCCTGTGACCCAGACGTGGGTCTCCGACGTTTCCAGTCCCAGATCGATGTCGCGCCGCTGGGCGAGCGCCACCAGTTCCTCGAGCACGCCGGCCGCTATGCCGACGAGATCGATCCGCGAACGGGAGAATGCCGGCGTGTCGGCCGCCTCGGCCTGGGACAGCAGCAACAACTTGTTCGTCAGGTCATTCAGTCCGCGGCTGCTCGCCTGCATGGCGGCGAGCACGTCGGCCAGTGCCGCGCGGTCGTCGAGCTGCGCGGCGAATTGCAGTTGCGTGTCGAGCAGGGTGAGCGGCGTGCGCAGCTGGTGTGCGGCGTCGGCCACGAAGCGACGCTGTTGCTGCGCCTGGGCCGAGAGTCGCTGGATGCACAGATTGATGGCGTCGACGATGGGGCGTAACTCGGTCTGCAACTGACCCGCACGAATCGGCACCAGCTCCTGCGGCGCGCGCCCGGCGACTTCGTCCTTCAGGCGGATCAGCGGGTGCAGCTCGACCGTGAGTCCGATGAGCACCAACAGGGCGGCGAGTGCCGCCATCGCGATCTGGCGGTGCAGCGACGGCTCCCACAACTGCGCGAGCATTTCGTCGTGGGCACGCATCGTCTCGGCGACCACGACCGCAACGCGGTGAGGTTTGCCGGAGTCGTACATCGTGCGCACGAAGCTGATGGCGCGCAGCGTCTCGCCATCGACCGTGATGTTCGAATAGGCGGGCCCCGTTTGCGGAAAGAGCGGCGGATGCGGGAAACCGGGCGGTCCGGCGAGCAGTTGGCCGGTCTCCGTGATCACCTGGTAGAACACCCGGTCGCGCGCGGGCGACGCGAACAACTCCAGTGCCGAGGGCGGCACGGTGGCGCGAAGCGCGCCGTCCACCCACGTGAGCTCGCCCGCGATGACCTGCGCCGACGTCAGCAGCGCGCGATCCTGCACCAGCTCGGCGGTATCGCGCGCGCTTCGATAGGCCAGCCACGCGCTCGCGCCGATATACAGCGACAGTGGCAGCATCAGCCACATCAGCAGCCGCACGCGCAGGCTAAGCATCTTTTTCGCGCAACAGATAACCCAGTCCGCGCAGGGTCATGATGGCCGCGCGGCTCGTCTCGAGCTTCTTGCGCAGCCGGTGGATGTAGATCTCGATGGCGTCGGCGCTCGGTTCGTCGTCCAGACCGAACACGCCGTCGACCAGCGCGCTCTTCGCGACCGTCTTGCCCTGCTTGCGCATGAGAATCTCGAGCACCGCATGTTCGCGCGAAGGCAGCGCGAGCGGCGTGCCCGCGATCGTGAACTGGCGCGTGCCCGAGTGATAGGCGAGGTCGGCGCACACGAGGTCGGCACTCTGCTCGGGGGCGTGCCGCCGCGCGAGCGCCTTCACGCGGGCAATCAGTTCGCGCACCTCGAAGGGCTTGACGAGGTAGTCGTCGGCGCCCGCGCCCAGGCAGTCGACTTTCTCGTCGACGGAGCCGCTGGCCGTCAGAATGATGACCGGCACGTTGTTGCGGCGTTCGCGCAGCCGCCGCAATACGTGCTTGCCGCCGAGCTTGGGCAGCATGAGATCGAGCAGCACCACGTCGTATGTCTCGGTCTGCAACAGGCGATCGGCCGCGTCGCCATCGCGCGCGGCGTCGACGGTGAAGTTGTCGTCGCGCAACATGCGGGCGAGCCAGTGGGCGAGGGTGTCGTTGTCTTCGATCAGCAGCAGTTTCATGACGGCAAGGGCGTGGTACCTACAACGCGCGTACAGGGCATGGCCAACCCGGGGCAGCACGACGCGACGGCGAGTGTGCCCGTGCAGCCGGCGCAAGCCAACAGCGGGTAAACACCCATCCATCTCGCCGGAAAACCTGCATGGGACGAAAGCTTGATGAAAGCTTCCGTTTTCTACAATCGGCTCCAGGGTAGAGGAATCGATATGGAGAGCCGCTGCCCTGGCCCGCAACCGAACGACGCGAGGCCGGCCGGCGCCGACATCGTCGCCCGAGCCATTATCCCTAAAACGATGGAGACACCACAATGCGAGCAAGCCTTGGCGTGCGTGCGCCGAAAGCCTTTGTGAAACCCCTTCTGGCCGCCATGGTCGGCGCATCGCTGGCGCTGGCCGCCGCGCCGGGCTTCGCCGCCGACAACGGCAAGATCACGATCATGGTGGGCGGCATTACCAAGATGATCTATCTGCCGGCCAAGCTTGCCGAGCAACTGGGCTACTTCAAGGACGAAGGCCTGAACGTCGAGCTGCTCTCGCAGCCGGCCGGGGTTGACGCCGAGAACGAACTGCTCGCCGGCGCCGTGCAGGCGGTGGTCGGCTTCTACGATCACTCCATCGACTTGCAGAGCAAGGGCAAGGAAATCGAGGCCATCGTCGTTTTCGGTCAGGTGCCGGGTGAAGTCGAGCTGGTCAACGCGAAGAGCCGCGACACCATCAAGAGCATGGCCGACGTGAAGGGCAAGACCCTGGGCGTGACCGGCCTCGGTTCGTCGACGAACTTCCTCACGCAGTACCTCGCCGCCAAGCACGGCATCACGTCGGCGCAGTACTCGGTGCTGCCGGTGGGCGCGGACAACACGTTCATCGCCGCGATGAAGCAGAACCGGATCGACGCGGGCATGACCACCGAGCCGACCGCGTCGCAACTGATCAAGACGGGCGATGCCTCCGTGCTCGTGGACATGCGCACGATGGAAGGCACGGTCGCCGCCCTGGGCGGCGCTTACCCCGCATCGAGCCTGTATGTGCAGCGCGCATGGGCCGACACGCACAAGGCCGAGGCCGCGAAGCTCGCCCGGGCATTCGTGAAGACGCTCAAGTTCATCCAGACTCACTCGGCGGCCGAGATCACCGAGAAGATGCCCAAGGACTACTACGGCAAGAACAAGGACCTGTATCTGCAGGCCCTGCAGAACTCGCTGCCGATGTACTCGCCTGACGGGCGCATGCCGAAGGGCGGTCCGGAGACCGTGCTCAAGGTGCTCTCCGCGTTCAATCCGAACGTCAAGGGCAAGCACATCGACCTGTCGAAGACTTACACCAACGCGTTCGTCGACCAGGCGAAGTAAGGCGCCCGCCGCCACGCGTCACCTTTTGACCTCGTAGTACCGGCGCACGCGGTCCCCTCGGCCGCCGCGCCAAACGAGCCGCCCGCACCCGACGACTGTCCGGTGTGCGGGCGAGCTCACCCCGAGAAAACCGCAACGACACCGTTTGCCCTTCGACGTAACTGAGGAGCCGGGCATGACCCAGACCATTACCCCCACGGCGCCGTCTCGCGCAGCGAGCGCCGTCTCGCGCGACACGCCCGCCATCGAGTTCGACAACGTGTCGTGCCGCTTCATCTCGCCCGACGGCAAGGCCACCGTCGCGCTGCGCAACTTCAGCATGTCGGTCGCGCGCGGTGAATTCGTCGCGATCGTCGGTCCGACCGGCTGCGGCAAGTCGACCACGCTGTCGATGATCACCGGCCTGCTGCGCCCGACCGCGGGCAGCGTGCGGGTGATGGGACAGCCGGTCAACGGCATCGATCCGCGCATCGGCTTCGTGTTCCAGAACGATGCCGTCTTCCCGTGGCGCAGCGTGCGCGAGAACGTGGCGGCGGGCCCGCTCTTTCGCGGCCAGTCCAAGGATGCCGCCTACGCCCAGGCCGACGAATGGATCAAGCGCGTGGGGCTCGACAAGTTCGGCAGCCACTACCCGCATCAGCTCTCGGGCGGCATGCGCAAACGTGTCGCGCTGGCGCAGACGTTCATCAACAACCCCGAGATTCTGTTGATGGACGAACCGTTCTCCGCGCTCGACATGCAGACGCGCACGCTCATGCAGGACGAGCTGCTGCAACTGTGGTCGTCGACCTCGGGTTCGGTGGTGTTCGTGACGCACGATCTGGAGGAAGCCATTGCGCTGGCCGATCGCGTGTTTGTGCTCACGGCGCGTCCGGCCACCTTGAAGAACGTCTACACGATCGACTTGCCGCGCCCGCGCGTGATGTCCGAGATTCGCTACGAGCAGCGCTTCATCGAGATTTCGCGCGAGATCTGGGCCGACCTGCGTGAAGAAGTGAAGATCGGTTGAACGAGATCGGATGAACGAGTTTTCGCGGCCCACGGGGTCGCATCAGTGAATCGACGGGCCGCGTTGCCGGGAGTTGCAGCGCGTGCCTTTGCCGTCAGGAGGAGGGCATGAACATGAGTGAACAGGCCGTGCTGGCAGGATTGGGCGACGCCGATCTCGCACGCGAGGAAGCCGCGGCGCAACGTCGCATCAAACAACGTCGCGCGCTGGTGATTTTCCTGCGCGTGGCGATTCTGGTGATCGGGCTCGGCGGCTGGGAACTGGCCGCGCGCGTGGGCTGGATCGATCCGTTTTTCTTCTCGCAGCCGACGCTGATCGTGCAGCAGATCTATGACTGGTGCGTGGAAGGCACTTCGCAGGGACCGCTCTGGACGCAGGTGCTCGTCACGCTCGAGGAAACGGTGCTCGGCTTCTTTATCGGGGGGATTGCCGGCGTCATTTGCGGCATCGTGCTCGGACGCAACAAGCTGCTCTCGGACGTGTTCAGCCTCTACATCCAGATCGCGAACTCGATCCCGCGCGTGGTGCTCGGTTCGATCTTCGTGATCGCCTTCGGCCTGGGCATGGCCTCGAAGGTCGCCCTGGCGGTGGTCATGGTGTTCTTCGTGGTGTTCGCCAACGCCTTCCAGGGCGTGCGCGAAGCGGACCGTTACATGATCGCGAATGCGCAGATTCTTGGCGCGTCGCGTCGTCAGGTCACGATGTCGGTGGTGATTCCGTCGGCCCTGTCGTGGATTCTCGCGAGCTTGCATGTGAGCTTCGGCTTCGCACTGGTGGGTGCCGTCGTCGGTGAATTCCTCGGCTCGAAGCAGGGCATCGGGCTGCTCATCTCGACCGCGCAGGGGGCTTTCAATGCCAGCGGCGTATTCGCGGCGATGATCGTGCTCGCGGTGGTGGCGCTGGGCGCGGACTATCTGCTTACATCGCTCGAGCGCCGTTTGCTGAAGTGGCGGCCGGCCGCGTTCACGACCGAGTAAGCGCGACCTTGCCCGATGTGGCAAGACAAAGCAAAGCGGCGCCACCTTCGCAGGTGGCGCCGCTTTTCCTTTGGAGACGCGCCGGCGCATCGTCCGGCGCGTGTCGGTCAGATGTTGAGCTTCGTGACCTTCGTGCCTTCCACGTTCAGGTTGGCCATCAGGCCGGCATTGGTCATCACGATCACTTCCACCGGCGACGTCGCCGTATTCAGATCGACGGCGCCGTTCGCGCCGACCTTGACCAGCGCGACCGAGGCGTCGGCGCCGGCCGTCCAGCCGTCGGTGCGCTGGAATTTATCGAGGGCGTCCTGCGTCATGAACAGGAAGATCACGGCCTTCGACTGCGCGCCGATCTGCAGGCCGAACGACGCCGTCACGGTGTTGTAGTAACCCCTGGTCGCACCGCCCACACGCAGCGCGCCTTCGCCATATTCGCCGCCCACGACGAAGCCCGCTTGCAACACCGACGGGAACACCAGCACGCCGCGGGCCTTGTTCACGAGCTCGCGCGAGCCCTTCACCGACGCATACATCTTGTCGAGCGCGCCGTTGACGGCGGCGTCGATTTCACGGCGCTTGTTCGCGTTGGCGCCGGGCGCGCTGTCGCCCTTGTCAGCTTGCGACGGCGTGGTCGTGGTACAGCCGGCCAATGCGAAAGCGGCGGCGGCGACAGCGACGGAAGTTTTCATCAGGAATTCGCGTTTTTGCATTTTCTCCCTCCAGGTAGCGTGTACCGCCTCGCGGGGGCGGGGCGGCTTGGATGCGGATAAAACGTCATGCCGTCGGGCGGCCCCACAGGGCCCCGCGTCGCGGCAGTGAAGCGGATGATAAGGGCAATGTTTCGGCATCCGATGTGACTGCGACGACGTTTACGGCGTCGCATTCAGGCACGTACTGCGTGCGGCCCGTCGCGCCGGTATCTCGCGATATTGCACGGTTACGAGATCCGGGCGCGGCGCATCGGCATGACGACGATTATGGGGTCTCTGTCGGTATTGTCAAGAAAAGCGCGCATTAAGTTCCGCTAACTTGTTGCTAACGTCGGCTAACTTGTAGGAGTCCGCCTACGTGCACTTGCGCATGTATTCTTCCTTGAGCGCCTTGCGCGGGTTTGTGCGTGTAGGAATGTCGACGCGATTGCCCTCGGGCGAATCGACGCGCTTCTTGCGCGTGTACACCGGCTTGTCCGGCGTGTTGGCAATCTTGTCGGCGAGGGCGCGGCATTCGTCGCGAAGCGAGGGGGAGGCGGCGCCCGCCGCGCTGGCCTGGGCGGCGGCCTGATCGCGTGCGGCTTGCGAGCATTGCTCGGGAGGAAGTGAACGACCGAGGCTGTCGAAGCACACTGGCGTCTGCGCGAATGCGATGCCGCTCGCACCGAACAGTATCGCGGCGGCGGCGGTTTGCCACCAGTGCCGGGACAGACGTTTCGGAGTCCTTGCACTTGCGTCGGGCGGTACCGGCGCGAGGGCGGGGCGAGCGCAGGACAAGCACATCGGGGACAGCGTGGCGGTGCGGCGTGGCATCGTCGATCTCCTCAATGGACCCCGCCGTTGCGCGGGTGACCTATTCTGGCATCGCCCCGGTCGGATTGTCGATAGCCGCGACACGGTGTCGCGCGCCCGATAAATAGGTACGGTCGGCTGACGTTGTCGGCGCCGTTACGATCGAGTGACGGCAGGGTGCAACGCATTGAAAAGACTGACTACGCTTGGTGAATTGGCGCGCCCGACTGGAATCGAACCAGTGACCCTCGGCTTCGGAGGCCGATACTCTATCCCCTGAGCTACGGGCGCTATGCAGACCACCGGTGAGGAGTGCGCGAACGCGCTACCGGCAGGCAAAGAGGTAGAAGCATAGCGGTTTTGCGGCGCGCCGTCCATGCCCCGTGCATCGTCCTGCCCAACAATGCGGCATTTCGTTGCCGCAAGCCGCTCTCGCGCGGATTTCCTGTGGTTGCGCCAAGGCCACACTTTGCGCACGAAGCACGCGGAACACCGCTTTGCCTTTCGCGTAAGTTAGGGAAAATACGGGACTTTTGCGGCGTCCGCGCACCGCCTTGGCGTGTCATCCGCCGAGGGATTGTTGCTACAATGGTTCGTTATTTTGACTGGATGGCGCAAGGGCCTGTCGGCCGTCCGGTGTGATGCACTCGGTTTCCACAAAAACTATTGAGAGATCCCGCATGAGTGAAGCACATAACGAGCACGAGTCTCCGATCAAAACACCCAAGCAGCTCATCGCCGCCGTCGTTGCAGGTTTTCTGGTTCCGATCGTCATCATCGTCCTGCTGGTCAATTACGTAGGCAACAGCACCCTTCCCGCCGCAGGCAGTTCCGCCATGACCGAAAAGGCCATCGCCGAGCGCATCGCGCCCGTGGCCAAGGTCGAAGTCAAGGACGCCAACGCGCCACGCGTTTATCAGACGGGCGAGCAACTCTACAAGGCCGTTTGCGCTGCCTGCCACGCGTCGGGCGCGGCCGGTGCCCCGAAGGTCGGCACCGACGAATGGGCACCGCGCATCAAGCAGGGCTACGACGAAATGCTCAAGATCGCGCTGGCCGGCAAGGGCGCCATGCCGCCGCGCGGCGGCACCAGCCCCGACGATGTGACCGACTACGAGATCGGCCGCGCCATCGTCTATATGGCGAACGCCTCCGGTGGCAAGCTGCAAGAGCCGGCGGCGCCGGCCCAACCGGCGCCGGCCGCCTCCGGTGCCAGCGCTGCCGCCCCGGCATCGGGGGCTCCGGCCGCCGACGCCGGCGCAGCCGCGACCGCCGCCGCGGCCATGGCCGCGCTCAAGACGCCCGCCCCGGCTGCGGCCAGCGCGGGCAGCAATCTCGAGGCCGGCAAGAAGCTTTACGACACGGTTTGCATGGCCTGTCACGCCGCCGGCGTGATGAACGCCCCGAAGTTCGGCGACAAGGCCGCGTGGGCACCACGCATCGCCACCGGCATCGAAACGCTGCACAACGCGGCCCTCAAGGGCCTGAACGCCATGCCGGCGAAGGGCGGCGCCACCAATGCGTCGGACGACGACGTCAAGGCCGCCGTGGATTACATGGTGAGCGCGGCGAAGTAACCGGCCGGACGCCAGTGTGATGAAAAATCCCCGCTTCGGCGGGGATTTGCTTTTCGCTGCCGCTGCCGACGCAACGGTCCATGCGGCCGATGGCCCGGCGACAGGCCCGACACGCCCTAAACGCGCACGACCAACTGCGGATCGAATGCCGTGTTCTCGATGCGTCCCTCAAAGCAGTAACCACGCGGATTGCACAGCACGCGCGTGCGGCCGACCCGGTAATCGAACGAATCGTGCGTATGGCCATGGACCCACAATGCGGCGTCCGACTGATCGACGAACGACGTCAAATCCGAAATGAACGCCGGGTTCACGGGGGACCCGGCAAAGCGTGGATGAATACTCTGTGGCGTGGGGGCATGGTGCGTCACGATCACCGTCGGCCCCTCATGGGGCGTGGCGAGTGCGCGCGAGAGCCAGGCGACATTCTCGCGACATAGCGCGGCCGAGTCGTCCGGCGAGAAAAACGGCAGATCGGACCACGGCGCCGCGGGGTCGCCCACCCGGATGCGCGTGAAGTCGCGCACGAACTTCTTCGATTCCTCGATGACCATGTCGTGCTTGCCCTCGGCGTCGTACAGCGCGAAATCGGTCCAGAGGGTGGTGCCGATGAAACGTACGCCATCGATCACCACGGCCCCCCGTTCGAGCAAATGCACCTGGGTGCCCGCCGTCAGGCGCCGCAGCTCGGCAAGCGTGCCCGCGAGCGTGGCGCCGTAGAACTCATGGTTGCCAGCTACGTAGATGACGGGGCGCGAAAGTTGCTTCGCCCACTCGATGGCTTGCGCCGGACGGCTGATGTCGCCGGCGAGGATCGTGACGTCGGCATCGACGTCGGGAATGGCCAACGGCGCCACGGACAAATGCAGGTCTGACAGGATATGCAGTCTCACGCACCACGCTCCACAAAAACTCGGGGATGGGTGCCGCACACGCGCGTCGCAACGGTGTGTGCCGGACGCATTGCCAGCGGTGCGCCGCAGGTGTGGGCATTGGATCGAAATCGACGCAAACCGCGTGACGTTTCGCCCGTTTTTTACCGACTATCGCCCGCGCCGCGCCGATGGTCAAGATGTCTTTGGCTTCGAAAGGCTGCCCTCCTATAGTGAAACTTCACCTGACGAGTGGAGACGAGCCTATGCGAAAACTGTTGGTTGCTGTCCTGCTTTGTTTGACCGGTCTGACGGGGATGGTCGTGGCGTCGAGCCCGGCGGCCGCGTGTGACCCAACGTCTTCGAGTGGTGGCAAATAGCAGCAAGCATTGACTTCACGGCGTGCCTGCCGCCGCCGACAGCCCCGGCATGGACACCGCCGTTCCTCAGGCCAGCCCCCGCACGCGGGGGCTTATTCATGTCAGGCACCGGTCGACGACGGCGTTTTGTTGGCGCCACCGGCGAGCATCGCCTTCAGGCTGGCGAGCCGGTCCTTGGGCGACATCGGGGCGTCTTCGGGCGGCGGAGGCGGCGCTTCGTCGAGTTGCATCTCGGGCACGAAGCGCGAGATTTCGCACGAATAGGTCTCGCGCGCCCGCTTGCGCTTCTTGCACCACGACAACTGAAGCGAGCGCTGCGCGCGGGTGATGCCAACGTACATCAGGCGGCGCTCTTCCTCGATCTTCTCGGCGGTGACCTCTTCGTCTTCGCGAATGTGCGGCAGGATGCCTTCCTCCACGCCCACGAGGAAGACATGCGGATACTCGAGGCCCTTGGAGGCGTGCAGCGTCGACAGTCGCACGGCATCCGGGTCGTCGCCGTCGCGTCCTTCGAGCATCGACATCAGCGCGATGGTCTGCGTGAGTTCCATCAGGCTCTTGCCGTCGTCGTCGAGCCCGTCGGCGGTGTCGAAGCCGGTCGTCTGCGCTTCGTCGCCGCGCGTGCCCTTGCGCTTCATCCATTCAAGGAATTCGAGCACGGTCGTCCAGCGCGACTGGGCCTGGCGTTCG belongs to Pandoraea pnomenusa and includes:
- a CDS encoding response regulator, translating into MTLRVLIVDDHAIVRQGVRQLLTDSGSIAVIGEADCGAEALEMTDAAQWDIVLLDISLPDTNGLEILKTLRRKHPRLPIMIFSMYGEGQFALRALKAGAAGYLSKRSNAQQLVSAVRQVASGRKYVSPMVAETLADYLGPDADQPPHERLSDREYQTLCMIGSGKRLTDIANALSLSVKTVSVYRTRLLEKMRLNNNAELTYYVMQHGLVSAEMGPVGV
- a CDS encoding sensor histidine kinase; amino-acid sequence: MSYLVDPAAQAARRRASSPDDAMHARAAAPASDQPAACDSALPAETASRAARAVAARPMSQAVARKIDAAREAERARLAQEMHDGLGAHLTALQLAVSRLAMRPPADAAEWQSLCTQIQTAASAAQDAADELVGHHRPPALEAGLVMALRAWVRGFGEQSGLACIWRCDDVTRERVAHLNADAMLALYRIAQEALTNVARHARASRVVVALDGSHRSLKLTISDDGCGLARGARRKQGHFGLVGMRERCTALGGTLRIGHGNGSAQGSGTLVCARLPWHQILSSPAAALAAGHQAPESLALHGYAS
- a CDS encoding sensor histidine kinase — protein: MLSLRVRLLMWLMLPLSLYIGASAWLAYRSARDTAELVQDRALLTSAQVIAGELTWVDGALRATVPPSALELFASPARDRVFYQVITETGQLLAGPPGFPHPPLFPQTGPAYSNITVDGETLRAISFVRTMYDSGKPHRVAVVVAETMRAHDEMLAQLWEPSLHRQIAMAALAALLVLIGLTVELHPLIRLKDEVAGRAPQELVPIRAGQLQTELRPIVDAINLCIQRLSAQAQQQRRFVADAAHQLRTPLTLLDTQLQFAAQLDDRAALADVLAAMQASSRGLNDLTNKLLLLSQAEAADTPAFSRSRIDLVGIAAGVLEELVALAQRRDIDLGLETSETHVWVTGNGELFHAMVMNLVDNAIRYIHEGGRVTVAIDRQDGAARLRVIDDGPGIQAEARQRVFERFYRNAPPGQPGTGLGLAIVKEIVAASHGTVTLAPGDDGTGLVVSVTLPVDSDTESNAP
- a CDS encoding response regulator gives rise to the protein MKLLLIEDNDTLAHWLARMLRDDNFTVDAARDGDAADRLLQTETYDVVLLDLMLPKLGGKHVLRRLRERRNNVPVIILTASGSVDEKVDCLGAGADDYLVKPFEVRELIARVKALARRHAPEQSADLVCADLAYHSGTRQFTIAGTPLALPSREHAVLEILMRKQGKTVAKSALVDGVFGLDDEPSADAIEIYIHRLRKKLETSRAAIMTLRGLGYLLREKDA
- a CDS encoding ABC transporter substrate-binding protein, with the translated sequence MVGASLALAAAPGFAADNGKITIMVGGITKMIYLPAKLAEQLGYFKDEGLNVELLSQPAGVDAENELLAGAVQAVVGFYDHSIDLQSKGKEIEAIVVFGQVPGEVELVNAKSRDTIKSMADVKGKTLGVTGLGSSTNFLTQYLAAKHGITSAQYSVLPVGADNTFIAAMKQNRIDAGMTTEPTASQLIKTGDASVLVDMRTMEGTVAALGGAYPASSLYVQRAWADTHKAEAAKLARAFVKTLKFIQTHSAAEITEKMPKDYYGKNKDLYLQALQNSLPMYSPDGRMPKGGPETVLKVLSAFNPNVKGKHIDLSKTYTNAFVDQAK
- a CDS encoding ABC transporter ATP-binding protein, producing MTQTITPTAPSRAASAVSRDTPAIEFDNVSCRFISPDGKATVALRNFSMSVARGEFVAIVGPTGCGKSTTLSMITGLLRPTAGSVRVMGQPVNGIDPRIGFVFQNDAVFPWRSVRENVAAGPLFRGQSKDAAYAQADEWIKRVGLDKFGSHYPHQLSGGMRKRVALAQTFINNPEILLMDEPFSALDMQTRTLMQDELLQLWSSTSGSVVFVTHDLEEAIALADRVFVLTARPATLKNVYTIDLPRPRVMSEIRYEQRFIEISREIWADLREEVKIG
- a CDS encoding ABC transporter permease yields the protein MNMSEQAVLAGLGDADLAREEAAAQRRIKQRRALVIFLRVAILVIGLGGWELAARVGWIDPFFFSQPTLIVQQIYDWCVEGTSQGPLWTQVLVTLEETVLGFFIGGIAGVICGIVLGRNKLLSDVFSLYIQIANSIPRVVLGSIFVIAFGLGMASKVALAVVMVFFVVFANAFQGVREADRYMIANAQILGASRRQVTMSVVIPSALSWILASLHVSFGFALVGAVVGEFLGSKQGIGLLISTAQGAFNASGVFAAMIVLAVVALGADYLLTSLERRLLKWRPAAFTTE
- a CDS encoding BPSL1445 family SYLF domain-containing lipoprotein encodes the protein MQKREFLMKTSVAVAAAAFALAGCTTTTPSQADKGDSAPGANANKRREIDAAVNGALDKMYASVKGSRELVNKARGVLVFPSVLQAGFVVGGEYGEGALRVGGATRGYYNTVTASFGLQIGAQSKAVIFLFMTQDALDKFQRTDGWTAGADASVALVKVGANGAVDLNTATSPVEVIVMTNAGLMANLNVEGTKVTKLNI
- a CDS encoding c-type cytochrome, whose protein sequence is MSEAHNEHESPIKTPKQLIAAVVAGFLVPIVIIVLLVNYVGNSTLPAAGSSAMTEKAIAERIAPVAKVEVKDANAPRVYQTGEQLYKAVCAACHASGAAGAPKVGTDEWAPRIKQGYDEMLKIALAGKGAMPPRGGTSPDDVTDYEIGRAIVYMANASGGKLQEPAAPAQPAPAASGASAAAPASGAPAADAGAAATAAAAMAALKTPAPAAASAGSNLEAGKKLYDTVCMACHAAGVMNAPKFGDKAAWAPRIATGIETLHNAALKGLNAMPAKGGATNASDDDVKAAVDYMVSAAK
- a CDS encoding metallophosphoesterase — protein: MRLHILSDLHLSVAPLAIPDVDADVTILAGDISRPAQAIEWAKQLSRPVIYVAGNHEFYGATLAGTLAELRRLTAGTQVHLLERGAVVIDGVRFIGTTLWTDFALYDAEGKHDMVIEESKKFVRDFTRIRVGDPAAPWSDLPFFSPDDSAALCRENVAWLSRALATPHEGPTVIVTHHAPTPQSIHPRFAGSPVNPAFISDLTSFVDQSDAALWVHGHTHDSFDYRVGRTRVLCNPRGYCFEGRIENTAFDPQLVVRV